A genomic region of Trifolium pratense cultivar HEN17-A07 linkage group LG3, ARS_RC_1.1, whole genome shotgun sequence contains the following coding sequences:
- the LOC123914651 gene encoding uncharacterized protein LOC123914651, producing MGLDDNAWCAYHRCRGHSTEKCFRLRDLIEELIKSGHLRKFIDDAAQGRVVVPKVPRQEPRDPPGPSREPPKGRISVNTIAGGFSGGGESSSARKRYVRRAISEIYLVSQPQPLDVPDLAFTAKDGLEVAPHDDDPLVIQVQILNCDVKRVLIDSGSSADIMYWEAFKAMQLAEEQLQPYSGTLVGFSGEQVDVMGYASLLTTFGEGSNAKTIKVRYLVVKTPFTSYNIIIGRPAFNALGAAMSTLYLAIKYPLENGGVGTVRGDQILAKKCYESSLKVRHRTSSASGKFERRQAATPGGINIIESADMDPREEFQDRRKVEDVTGARTKFPRREQQKALHHNVMQK from the exons ATGGGGCTGGACGATAACGCCTGGTGCGCATATCACAGGTGTAGAGGTCACTCCACGGAGAAATGCTTCCGCTTAAGAGATTTAATCGAAGAACTAATCAAAAGCGGACACCTTCGCAAATTTATTGACGACGCCGCTCAAGGGCGGGTTGTCGTGCCAAAAGTCCCCCGGCAGGAGCCACGAGACCCTCCTGGGCCAAGCAGAGAGCCTCCCAAGGGGAGAATCTCCGTGAATACAATAGCGGGAGGATTCTCAGGCGGGGGCgaatcaagctcagcaaggaaaaggTATGTACGCCGAGCCATCTCGGAGATATACCTCGTAAGTCAGCCTCAGCCATTAGACGTACCAGATTTGGCATTCACGGCAAAGGATGGTTTGGAGGTAGCACCCCATGACGATGATCCTTTagtgatacaagtccaaattttgaactgtgaTGTAAAAAGAGTACTGATAGATTCGGGGAGTTCAGCGGAcattatgtactgggaagctttcaaggccatgcaattagcagAAGAGCAATTGCAACCATACTCCGGAACCCTGGTTGGGTTCTCTGGCGAACAAGTGGACGTAATGGGTTACGCCTCCCTTCTTACCACGTTTGGAGAAGGCAGCAACGCCAAAACTATCAAGGTGCGATATCTGgtagttaaaactccttttacctcctataatattattataggaagaCCTGCCTTTAACGCAttaggggcggccatgtccactctatacctagcaataaaataccccctCGAGAATGGGGGAGTAGGAACAGTAAGGGGCGATCAGATTCTCGCCAAGAAGTGCTACGAGTCTAGCTTAAAGGTACGACACCGAACTTCCAGCGCAAGCGGGAAATTCGaaagaagacaagccgcaaCTCCAGGCGGCATAAACATCATAGAGAGCGCAGATATGGATCCAAGGGAGGAATTCCAAGATCGAAGG aaagttGAAGATGTCACAGGTGCAAGGACAAAGTTTCCTAGACGAGAACAACAGAAGGCGTTACATCACAACGTAAtgcaaaaataa
- the LOC123918137 gene encoding probable polygalacturonase At2g43860 produces the protein QTYFILTCSLHLVRSENISIHDIAIYGDLNIPNNDGIDIEDSNNTVITRCHIDTGDDAICPKSSTGPLYNLTVTDCWIRSKSSAIKFGSASWFEFKHFVFDNITIVDSHRGLAFQIRDGGDVSDIVFSNINISTRYYDPLWWGRAEPIYVTTCPRDSTSKEASISNVRFIDITANSENGIFLSGSKRGLLRNLSFINMNITYRRFTSYAGGLFDYRPGCQELVKHKTAGIMMEHIEGLEVRNVEMRWENNELEQWNNPMEFKTNTVNNIYFSNFNSVLYSNSKSSS, from the exons CAAACATACTTTATACTAACTTGCAGCTTACACTTGGTACGAAGTGAAAACATATCAATTCATGATATTGCTATTTATGGAGACTTGAATATACCAAACAACGATGGAATTGACATTGAGGACTCGAATAACACGGTAATCACTCGATGCCACATTGATACAGGTGATGATGCAATCTGTCCAAAATCATCCACTGGCCCTCTTTACAACTTAACAGTCACCGATTGTTGGATTCGATCCAAATCTTCTGCAATCAAATTTGGCAGTGCTAGTTGGTTTGAATTTAAGCATTTTGTCTTTGACAATATCACTATTGTTGATTCTCATAGAGGGCTTGCGTTCCAGATCCGTGATGGAG GAGATGTAAGTGACATTGTCTTCTCAAACATAAACATAAGCACAAGATACTATGATCCATTATGGTGGGGGAGAGCAGAGCCTATCTATGTCACAACTTGCCCAAGAGACTCGACCTCAAAAGAGGCTTCAATCTCAAATGTCCGCTTCATCGACATCACTGCAAATTCTGAAAATGGAATCTTCCTCTCTGGTTCAAAGAGAGGATTGCTGAGAAACTTGAGCTTCATCAACATGAATATTACTTATAGAAGGTTCACCAGTTATGCCGGTGGATTGTTTGACTATAGGCCAGGATGCCAAGAATTGGTTAAACATAAGACTGCTGGGATTATGATGGAACACATTGAAGGTCTTGAGGTTAGAAATGTAGAAATGAGATGGGAAAATAATGAGCTAGAGCAGTGGAATAATCCTATGGAGTTCAAAACAAATACTGTGAATAACAtctatttttctaattttaattcTGTTTTGTATTCAAATAGCAAATCAAGTTCATAA